TGTGTACAGACCATTGGACATCTCTAAGTGCTCCCAGGTGCATGGAGACCATGCACATACAGGTGGCACTCACACTGTATCTCCACAGGCCCTCCATATCTGAGGAAGACCTGAAGATCCTCTTCTCCAGCAATGGAGGTGTCGTCAAGGGGTTCAAGTTCTTCCAGTGAGTACAGCCACCTTCTGCCCGGCCCTACCTCAACATCCACATCTCACCCCACCACCCCTGACCCCATCCCTCCCTTGCAGGAAGGACCGCAAGATGGCGCTGATCCAGATGGGTTCAGTGGAAGAGGCAGTGCAGGCCCTCATTGACCTTCACAACCATGACCTGGGTGAAAACCACCATCTGCGTGTGTCTTTCTCCAAGTCCACCATCTAGGTGCCTGGTCAGGCTCCCTGGCCACAGCTTCCACCATTCCAGAAAACAGCCACTTTAAAAAGCAGCTGAAGTGACCTTAAACAGACcagagactttatttttttaaagagaaatcagtttacctgtttttaaaaattaaatctagtCCACCTTGCTGACCTTGCGGTGACGGGTCTCCCGCCTGGCAAGGCCCAGGGCCGTGCCTTGTGGGGCGTGAGGCTGCAGTGGGCACCCCAGACCACATTGGCTTCTTGTGCCTTAGAAACCTGCCTGCCTTGCGGCTGCACGATCACTACAGGCACTTGGGAACCCCACTTGGGGTCCTGATCCTCACGCAGGATCATGTGCCCCATGCTGGGCTGGAGCCAAGGCTGACCAACCTCCTCCCTTTTAATCAAGTGATGTGATTCTCCCAGAGTCCCTAGCTGCCCATCCCACTGCCCCTCCCTGCCCAGAGGGCTCCAACCCATTGCTGCCTCAGCTGTGGAGCCTCTCCTAACCTTTGTATTATACTCCAATGCGGTCGCAGAGATCTGTGCCTAGCAATATTTCCAGTTGACCAAATATCctaatctttttttcatttatatgcaAGAGACATAGTTTTAAGTAACTTTTTATAGCGAGATGATACAATGGTATGAGTGTAATCTAAGCTTCCTCCTTGTGGTATTACCTTGTATGCTGTACTTTGTACTCTGTTTCTTATAAGTCACAGGCAGGATCCAGGCCTCAGGAGCAGGTGGCCGGCTCACGTAGGCACAGGGAGCCTGGTCCTCAGCCCTGCTTCCTGCTGAGTCTCCGGTTGCCTTACCCCAGTCTCCATTTGCAGTCTGCCTTGAAAAACAAGCTCTGAACCTTTCAGAggtttttccttcaaattttggaccaaagttttgtttgtttcttgtctgCCTCTGACACTGGGGTCCCAGGTGGCGGGACTGACATCTTGGTCTTAAATGCTCCGCAATTCAACCTGTCCCCAGCAAAGAGAGATGTCCTTGGATCCCAAGGTTCCATAAAGGAGTGTAGCAAGggtgtaaatatttataatttttttataccTGTTGTAAGACATGGAGGCAGCACATCGCGGTTTTTTATGGTGACAGATGTATATTTTGATACCAGCAATTACAGGCTCAGTATTGTCCGTGGAGCCAACACTGGCCACAGCACATTCCACTCCCATCCCAGATGGCTTGTAATGCGGAAAGAGCTCaattaaaactgttttataaCAAACCTGTGCCTTCCCCGTAGCCCTTTCTTGCTGTTTGACACTGTAGAAGGCATCTGCTCATCTGTACTTGGACTTGGAATAAACTCCTGTGTCCTGCGCCTCTGACCTCCTCCTCATTGGGCCTGTTTTGTCTTTGCTGCTGTTTACTCTGAATTTCACCCTTTGTCCTCTCCCCTGCTTCTCCCAGTTTCTGGGGAACGTGAGCCTGCACTGGTGGCTGCTGACCACTGGTGTCCAGTGAGTCTCACCTGAGCCTGGCAGGCAGTGGGTCTTGGGGAGGATATATATCCTCAGCCTGTCAGCTTCCCCTGAGGACAGGAGTCATCAAGGtacctgtaaaatggaaatgagcaAGAATCCTGCAGCCACCTGGTGGCCTGAGCCAGACAGGCCAGTCCACCTCTGCTTTTTGCCTGTAGCTGGCCTCACCAAAAGACTAGCCTGATGTCACCAATCACCTTTTTTGCCTTTATTAATGAGCACTAACCACTCAGGCCCTCACCCACCCACATCCAGTTCTCCCTgcctgccctccccccacccccatcctgtaGGCACTCTGGCCCTGTCAGGTCAGTCCTGGAACCTTCGGGCCTGCATCCTCCTATAGTAACTCTCTGCTTCCGCCTCTGCTGCCTCCCGCTCCCCCAGTCCAGGGGCCACCTGTCTACGCAGTGTTGACTCGCGGCTGGCTGGGCCCAGTGCTCCGTCACCTGTGCCCAGTGGAGGTAGCCCCTCACCTGTGACCAGGTTGACAGTGGCCACGACACCAAAACGTGGTTCTTCCTGGTCCACATCACTGACTGAGGAGCCTGGGGATACACCTGGTGGCTTGGGCCCACCTCGGAAACTGCGGGCTAGGTCCCCCAGCTCATACCCACCTTCACCCTCCACCCCCTTGGCCCCACTGCCCATGGCCTTCCACTCCCAGGGTGTGTTGCCTGAGGACAGGTGGACCACAGGGTGGTGAGGTGCATGGGCATCAATGGTGACAATGCTGGCTGAATCACGGTCTGATGGTGACCGGTACTGGGAGGAGTCGGAGCTGGCACTGGAGGATGAAGCTGTCTCAGCAGCTTTGGGGCCAGGCCCGCCTGGGGCCTTGGACATGGCAATCACCTGCAACAGCCGTGGTGGGTTGGCCATTCGGGGCTGTGGCGGAGCTGAAGCTACAGGGGCCCCACCCTTTTCAGCCATCATGAGCCACTTAGCACGTACTGCAGCACTACTCTTTGGGGACAGACTGGCCCCTGCCTGCACCCCCTCCTCTGGAATGTGCACGAGTGGCTGTGGCCCTGGCCGTGGAGGGAGGATGACACGGGGCCCGAGCCCCGGCCGCGCCTGCACTGTGGGGTAGAGCGAGGGTGGGATGGGCCTTTccacgtcctcctcctcctcctcctcttcgtcctcttcctcttcctcctcctcctcctcctcttcctcctcctcttcctcctctgccatGGGCTCAGCAGGTGCCCGCAGGTGTACGGGGCTGGCCTCATCAGGCAGCCCCAGTCCACGGCCTTCCAGCGACTTCTGCTTCCACTCGCTAATGAGCTGCTTGGAGCGTGATGCGTCAAGCGGCACATGGATGGTCATATGGCGGCGGGCAGGGTCGTCAAGGGAGGGTGTGCTGACACGTGGCAGGGTGTTGCTGAAGGTCACCATGTTCTCCTTGCCCATAGGGCTTCGTGGTGCCAGCAGGTCCACGTCCACACTGGCCCGCTTCAGGCTACCAAGTGATGTCTTCTCCCGGGCCACAGGCCGGGGCACACCCTCCAGCCGTCCTGGTGGGCCCAGCTCATCAGTGCTCACCGACTTGTTCTGGTAAACTGAGTCATGGCCCCGCTGGGTCAGAGCCCTCAATGCATCCTTGGTAGGGGCTGGAACAGCAGGTTTCTCTGCGGGTGGGGCTTGGAAGTTGCCCACTGCGTGGCAGGCCTGGGGGAACACAGGTTCAGTGTGAGGTTGGTGACCTCCTGGAGGCAGGAGCCTGAAGGTGGTAAAGGCAATCATTTCCCAGTGGGCAGACCCTTGCCTCACAGTCACTGCAAGGTTGACAAGTCTGCACCAGGCGCCGACTCCCCATCCCCAGGGCAGATATGATACACAGAACCCCAGGGCATGGTCACCTTCCCCCCTCAGACCCTGGGGCAAGGCTGTCAGACTCCACAGGGCACTGTTGCTTCCCCTCTCAGACCAGGGGCACAGCCACTTCCCCTTTGTCAGATCTCAGGGCTGCCAGTTGCCCCCTCAAACCTTGGGTCAGAGCCGCCTCCCCTTTCAGGCCTCCTCGGCAGCCAGATTCCCCCATTCAGAGCCCCTTGGAGGCCAGCCTCCCCTAAGGCTCCTTTGGTGGCAAGCCTCCCCCTTTAGGTTCCCTTAGAGGCCAGCCTCCACTCAGTCCCCAACCACTCACTAGGTAGGCAGCGATGCCAGCCCCGATGAGGAAGCCGGCGTAGACGTCCACGGGGTGGCTGCGGTACTGGGTAATCTGTGTGAGACCACAGACGCCCGCAGCAATGGCGAAGGCAAACACCAGGATGGGCTTCAGAAGCTTTGTGGTGTCCGAAATGACTGAATTGAAGTACATCTGGGGGTGGGCGGGGGCGGGCAGTGAGACTGTGGCCACATCCCCCTGGGTGGGCCAGCAGTGGCTTGTGGGCAAGGCTGTGGGGACTGAACTCACCGACACATAGACTGCTGCAAAGGCTGACAGTGTGGCATGCTGGGACGGGAAGGTCTTCCTGTAAGAGCAGACAATGTGAGCCCCGCTGCTGGAgggctctgtgcctcagtttccccatatgcTCACTGTGTGGCAGAGCAGGTGGTGCTCCTACCCTGGGGCTGGGGCCCAGCTCACCGTGCGGATAGGATGGCATGGGTGTCGTGGCCAGAGCAGATGTCCTGGGTGATGTACGGATTGGCCTCGCAAGATGTGCCCAGGAGGGTATAGTTCGGCTTGCAGACAGTGAGGAAGAAGGGCGCATGGTAGCCGGTGGCCAGCTGGATGACATCAGTCACCAGGGCCGTGGCACAGAGCCCAAACACATGGACACCTGTGAGGTGGGAAAGTCAGGGCCGGGCAAGGGACCTGGGAGTCTGAAGCCCTGGGCATGGACTTCAGGGGAGGAGCAAGGTGTCATCCAGCAACTCACCCACAAACCGCACAGTACGCCTCAGGAAGGAGTTGAAGTTGCAGCCGCCAGCATTGATGCTGCCCTCTGCCCCGCCGGGGCCCCCACCGTGGCCCCACAGCCGGGACTGCAGGCAGTAGAGCACACCCTCGCCAACCATGATCTGCCCAACAGGGGTGTTCCATGCTCAGGCCAGCTCTCTCAGAAAAGCACCCAGCCTCAGACCTCTGCCCGAGCCCTGCACAGTACTCACTGAGGCCGCAGGGGCCGCAAAGGCCAGGCTGAGCAGCATGAGAAGCGGGATGAGCTCCTCGTGGGTCTCCACGTAGGGCATGGACAGTGTGCGATCATAGCACTGGAAGCCCACCTTGGCTGGCTTGAAGAGATCCGTCAGCTCCAGGAAATACAGGGACACAATGGACGACGCCACAATGGGCAACTGTGGGCAGACAGCAGAGCAGGGTCACCCCCACTTCCTCACCCAGTCACTGCCCATCCTGCCATGGCTTCAGCTGTGTACATTGTCACTCACCCAGTTGTGCTTCCCATCCACAGGTGCAGCTGGTGTGGCCCTTCCACACCCACAGATCACTTCAGCAGTTGAGGGGTTCCTCAAcccaccatccacccacccactcacccattcactcattcatctgCCCATAcaccatctattcatccattcacccacccacccattcatacacacatgaatacatttatctatccatccacccatccatccatccaatcatacatacatttatctatccatctactTGTCCACTCATTGATTCACCCGTCTGTcgacccacccacccatccatccatccatccatccatccatcaatccattcacttatccatccatccacccacccaaccaACTacttacccatccatccactcacccgcCATTCACCTgaccatacatacatacattaatCTATCCATTTACCCATCCAACCACCCGCCTATTtactcatacatacacacatacatttatcCATCTGCCTATCCacttatccatccacccatccatccaccaactCATCCACCCACCACACATCTACCATCTACAcatacctacctacctacctacctacatctatccacccatccacctgtCCACCCATCTACCAActtattcacccatccatccacttcCTCCCATCCACCCTTGGTTTCTTATCCTAGAAACAACAAACACATCCCTGTCCCTGTGCCCCTGGTCTAAGCTGTGCTTCCCTTAAACACTTACTTGGGTGCCGGCCCTCCTCAGAGAGGCCCTCCCTGAACACCATTCCTCTGTCCTTGggctgctttgttttgtttcctcacCCCCACGTGGCAGTCAACCACACAGCCCCAAAAAGGCTTCGGCATATGATAGGTGCTGAATGAATGGAAGGTCTGTGGCCCCTCATTCATGCCTCTGCCCTTTTCCCGCAACCTGGCCATGTGCCCCACGTGCTGGGCCCAAAACACTATGtgacatttcctttttatttatttatttttttttcccagtactggtgtttgaactcagagccttcaccttgagccactctaccagcccttttttgtggtggatttttttgagataaggactTGTGaattgttttcctgggctggcttccaaccacaatcctcctgatctctgcctcctgagtagctaggattacaggcgtgagccactggcacctggcactcATGTCATTTCTGATCTCCCACCACCCTGTTAGTACAGACCCGGTATCATTGATCCCTTTTACggggggggaaactgaggcttgggaaAGCTTGCCACTGAGCTCAGGGTAGAAATCCCATGGAGGCAGCAGGGCAGGGTCAAGAATTCAAGCTGGGAGCCTGGGCAGGGGACAGAACGTATTGGACAAGACAGGTTCCAGGGTTGGGTTTGTGTCCAAAgagcatttattgaacacctgctGCGAGGTCCAAGACAGTGGGCCAGACTTGAATCCTGCAGCTGCCACACACTTTGGttttctcagctgtaaaatgggaataaaaaaggAGCCACTTCCTGGGACTCAGATGTGAGAACTGGATGGCACATACACAAAAAGTGTTTAGAACAGGACCAGCACAAAATGGTGCAACTATTCCTGCTGTTATTGTCATCAGCACGATTTGGTGGCTTGGGCAGCCAGCTTCAAGCCACAGGAAGGGTTTGCAGTGGGGTCCTGAGCACAGCCTTAAAAATATCAAATCCTAGCCGAGCCAggtggtatgcatctgtaatcccagcactcaggatgctgaggcgagaggccagccttggctacatgaCAAGAccgtcttaaaaaagaaaaaaaggtttctaATTTAGGGTACTTCCACTTATGATGTACTCCCACAccactggtttttctttttgtgggggtgtactggggtttgaattcagggcctacacctataccttgagtcacccccagtccttttttgtgatggtttttcaagatagggtctcgtgaactatttgcccaggctggcttcaaactgcgatcctccttatctttgcctactgagtagtgaggattacaagtgtgagccactggcacccagcacaacTGTTGTTTTTCACTTTTGGTACAGTGTTCGATGATAACTTACATGAGATATTCAACACCTTGTTCTAAGTCAGGCTTGTGTGAACTGACTTTGTCATACCATGGGCTAAGCTAAGTGAACTGAACTCGGTCTACATGGCTGGGCTGAGCTAGGATGggcaagttctgtgtgtgtgtgtgtgtgtgtgtgtgtgtgtatttatcttgcaacactgggacttgaactcagggccttcaccttaagccacaactccagcccttttttgtgatgggtattttcaagatagggtctcgtgaactgttcaaccaggctggctttgaacctcgatcctcctgatctctgcctcctgagtagctaggattacaggcatgaaccacctgtGTGCAGCAGTTCTGtcgatttttaaaaaatgttttaacagtactggggtttgaactcagaacctaccaCTTACAaggcaggttctctatcacttgacgCATGCCCTTatctcttttttgcttcagttatttttcagatagggtcttgagtttttgctcgAGCCCAGCCTTgggtcacaatcctcctaccttatgcctcccaactgctgggattacaggatcacaccacacctggattatttgttgagatgggtcacaataactttttacccagattgaccttgaaccacatttctcccaatctctgactcccaagtagctgggattgcagtcatgAGCCACGCCACCTGGCAGTTGGGTGTATTATATGCATTTTCACCATATGATATTTTCCACTTGCAAGGGTTTATTGGGCCCCGTACTAAACGGAGGAATATCTGTACTCCTCCACTAAGGCAAATCTAAATTAGAACTGCAATTCAGGTTTTCACTCACAGATTGGTCAAAATCCAAAACGTTGCTCACACACGGGTACCGGGTGAGGCTGTGGGTGAACACTTGAACTGGCATGCACAACTCTGCAGGCTCCCCCTGTGGAGAAGGTTCAGGGGTATATCTTCCAAAAGAACTGTACCTTTCTCCTCTGAAGACCCACTCTTCCAGCACTTATCCTACACCAAGCTCACTGCTGGATGGATGATACGGGAATCCAGGAACCTTCTTAGAAGGATATCTATGATGATGAAGGCCAGGAAACACAGAAAGTGTTTGCTACTGGGAGGCAAGAGTACTACACAGCAGGGAAAAGGACTGGACACCTTACATAGGTCATTAAGCCAAGGACTTGGCTGGAAAAAAGCCCTTGTATTTAAGAACAGAACCTTGTGTTTAAAAAATGGGGAGAAGggtctagag
The sequence above is drawn from the Castor canadensis chromosome 14, mCasCan1.hap1v2, whole genome shotgun sequence genome and encodes:
- the Plppr3 gene encoding phospholipid phosphatase-related protein type 3 isoform X2 encodes the protein MISTKEKNKAPKDSMTLLPCFYFVELPIVASSIVSLYFLELTDLFKPAKVGFQCYDRTLSMPYVETHEELIPLLMLLSLAFAAPAASIMVGEGVLYCLQSRLWGHGGGPGGAEGSINAGGCNFNSFLRRTVRFVGVHVFGLCATALVTDVIQLATGYHAPFFLTVCKPNYTLLGTSCEANPYITQDICSGHDTHAILSARKTFPSQHATLSAFAAVYVSMYFNSVISDTTKLLKPILVFAFAIAAGVCGLTQITQYRSHPVDVYAGFLIGAGIAAYLACHAVGNFQAPPAEKPAVPAPTKDALRALTQRGHDSVYQNKSVSTDELGPPGRLEGVPRPVAREKTSLGSLKRASVDVDLLAPRSPMGKENMVTFSNTLPRVSTPSLDDPARRHMTIHVPLDASRSKQLISEWKQKSLEGRGLGLPDEASPVHLRAPAEPMAEEEEEEEEEEEEEEEEEDEEEEEEEDVERPIPPSLYPTVQARPGLGPRVILPPRPGPQPLVHIPEEGVQAGASLSPKSSAAVRAKWLMMAEKGGAPVASAPPQPRMANPPRLLQVIAMSKAPGGPGPKAAETASSSSASSDSSQYRSPSDRDSASIVTIDAHAPHHPVVHLSSGNTPWEWKAMGSGAKGVEGEGGYELGDLARSFRGGPKPPGVSPGSSVSDVDQEEPRFGVVATVNLVTGEGLPPLGTGDGALGPASRESTLRRQVAPGLGEREAAEAEAESYYRRMQARRFQD
- the Plppr3 gene encoding phospholipid phosphatase-related protein type 3 isoform X1, yielding MISTKEKNKAPKDSMTLLPCFYFVELPIVASSIVSLYFLELTDLFKPAKVGFQCYDRTLSMPYVETHEELIPLLMLLSLAFAAPAASIMVGEGVLYCLQSRLWGHGGGPGGAEGSINAGGCNFNSFLRRTVRFVGVHVFGLCATALVTDVIQLATGYHAPFFLTVCKPNYTLLGTSCEANPYITQDICSGHDTHAILSARKTFPSQHATLSAFAAVYVSVSSVPTALPTSHCWPTQGDVATVSLPAPAHPQMYFNSVISDTTKLLKPILVFAFAIAAGVCGLTQITQYRSHPVDVYAGFLIGAGIAAYLACHAVGNFQAPPAEKPAVPAPTKDALRALTQRGHDSVYQNKSVSTDELGPPGRLEGVPRPVAREKTSLGSLKRASVDVDLLAPRSPMGKENMVTFSNTLPRVSTPSLDDPARRHMTIHVPLDASRSKQLISEWKQKSLEGRGLGLPDEASPVHLRAPAEPMAEEEEEEEEEEEEEEEEEDEEEEEEEDVERPIPPSLYPTVQARPGLGPRVILPPRPGPQPLVHIPEEGVQAGASLSPKSSAAVRAKWLMMAEKGGAPVASAPPQPRMANPPRLLQVIAMSKAPGGPGPKAAETASSSSASSDSSQYRSPSDRDSASIVTIDAHAPHHPVVHLSSGNTPWEWKAMGSGAKGVEGEGGYELGDLARSFRGGPKPPGVSPGSSVSDVDQEEPRFGVVATVNLVTGEGLPPLGTGDGALGPASRESTLRRQVAPGLGEREAAEAEAESYYRRMQARRFQD